The genomic DNA AAATAGCCTACCTTTGCAATCATGCCCTTAACCTGATCGCTGGCAGGACGCAACACAGTGGCATTGAGTTTCCGAAGCCCCAATCCCCTCAGCACCAATCGATGCTTATGCGGTGTCCCGATAGGGCTCCGCTTCAGGGTGATACGAAGGCTCGCCTGAGCAATTGTTGATTTCTTTTCAGTAGCCATTAGACATGTACCTGCGCTTCGCTTCCAGCACTGCGGCGTAGCCTCATCATTTCTTGAGGATCACACAACTGCTGAAGCCCGTGAAGAGTAGCTCTGACGGCATTGAATGGATTGCCGCGACCCAATGTTTTAGCAATGATGTTATGCGCTCCTGCGAGTTCGACCACAGCCCGCACAGCACCTCCGGCGATGATTCCGGTTCCATCCGCAGCAGGCTTAAGCAGCACATGCTCAGCACCAAAGAGTCCGTGTACTTCGTGCGGGATAGTACCACCCTTGATTGGAACTCGCACCAGATGCTTTTTCGCTTGCTCAACAGCCTTTGAAATTGCGACGGGGACCTCTGCCGCTTTGCCCTTCCCTACACCAACGTACCCCTGCCCATCTCCTACCACAACCAAAGCACAGAAGTTAAAACGCTTTCCGCCCTTGACTACTTTGGCAACGCGGTTGATAAATACCACCTTGTCCTTGAGGCTCAATTCTTCGGGATTGACTCGCACAACGTCATTCTCCTTTAAGTCGTCTCATTTGGCTCGTCACGAGCAGAAGATGGTTAATCTGCACGATTCCTTGCCTAAAACTGTAGGCCGCCTTCGCGCGACGCATCAGCCAAGGCCTTCACTCGACCATGATACTGCCGCCCTCCGCGATCAAAGACCACCATTGAGACCTTGGCAGCCTTAGCACGCTCGGCGATAAGCTTTCCAACCGCCTTCGCACCCTCAATACTTCCGGTTGACTTCACGGATTTCCGCAACGACTCGTCCAACGTGGAAGCTGCCGCAACCGTATGCCCGCGAAGGTCATCGATAATTTGGGCGTAAATGTGAGCACGACTGCGAAACACATTTAAGCGTGGCCGCTCACTCGTTCCGATGACTGACTTCCGAACACGTTGTTTACGGCGCGCTAATTTTCTGTTTTTTTCTTGGGTATTCATCAGATGCCTCTACTTGCCGGTCTTGCCCGCCTTCTTCCTCAAGACTTCCCCGGCGTATCGAATTCCTTTTTGCTTATACACATCAGGTGGCTTAATCGAGCGAATGTTCGCTGCGACCTGACCGACTAGCCGCTTATCAACGCCCTTAATGGAGATGAGAGTTTGCTTGTCCACCTTGACATCAATGCCCGCGGGAACAGTATACGTCACGGGATTAATGTACCCGACATTGAAACTCATCTCGCGTCCCTGAAGCTGTGCCTTGTAACCGACGCCAGTAATCTCAAGCGCTTTCTCATAACCCTTCGTGACGCCCTGGATGATATTACTGAGCTCCGCACGAACCAACCCGTGCATTGCGCGTATCTGGCGCGCATCACCAGAACGGTTGACAACTAGCTGCCCGTCATTTACAGCAACGCTCAATCCATCGGTCAGCTTCCAATCAAGTTTCCCAATCGGGCCCTTGACTGAAACAACACGACCGGCAACCTTAATGTCCACACCAGCTGGAACTGAAATTGGTTTCCGCCCTATCCGCGACATACGAACCCCGTTACGTTACAGCGACCCCAGTTATTACCGCGCCTCAGCCGACACTTTTACCAGACGGAACAA from Nitrospira sp. ND1 includes the following:
- the rplF gene encoding 50S ribosomal protein L6, with translation MSRIGRKPISVPAGVDIKVAGRVVSVKGPIGKLDWKLTDGLSVAVNDGQLVVNRSGDARQIRAMHGLVRAELSNIIQGVTKGYEKALEITGVGYKAQLQGREMSFNVGYINPVTYTVPAGIDVKVDKQTLISIKGVDKRLVGQVAANIRSIKPPDVYKQKGIRYAGEVLRKKAGKTGK
- the rpmD gene encoding 50S ribosomal protein L30, with protein sequence MATEKKSTIAQASLRITLKRSPIGTPHKHRLVLRGLGLRKLNATVLRPASDQVKGMIAKVGYLLEVSPQ
- the rplR gene encoding 50S ribosomal protein L18; translated protein: MNTQEKNRKLARRKQRVRKSVIGTSERPRLNVFRSRAHIYAQIIDDLRGHTVAAASTLDESLRKSVKSTGSIEGAKAVGKLIAERAKAAKVSMVVFDRGGRQYHGRVKALADASREGGLQF
- the rpsE gene encoding 30S ribosomal protein S5, with the protein product MRVNPEELSLKDKVVFINRVAKVVKGGKRFNFCALVVVGDGQGYVGVGKGKAAEVPVAISKAVEQAKKHLVRVPIKGGTIPHEVHGLFGAEHVLLKPAADGTGIIAGGAVRAVVELAGAHNIIAKTLGRGNPFNAVRATLHGLQQLCDPQEMMRLRRSAGSEAQVHV